A single Lolium perenne isolate Kyuss_39 chromosome 6, Kyuss_2.0, whole genome shotgun sequence DNA region contains:
- the LOC127321572 gene encoding uncharacterized protein — MASAASRKAPSLVVAASVGAVEALKDQAGLCRWGYPLRSLYRSAAAAPTVRALSASLREARPASSAAEDTKLRKTHHLVCWGPN; from the coding sequence ATGGCGTCGGCGGCGAGCAGGAAGGCGCCGTCGCTGGTGGTGGCGGCGAGCGTGGGCGCCGTGGAGGCGCTCAAGGACCAGGCGGGCCTCTGCCGCTGGGGCTACCCGCTCCGCTCGCTCTACCGCAGCGCCGCAGCCGCGCCCACTGTCCGCGCGCTCTCCGCTTCGCTCCGTGAGGCCCGGccggcgtcgtcggcggcggaGGACACGAAGCTGCGCAAGACCCACCACCTCGTCTGCTGGGGGCCCAACTGA